One genomic segment of Streptococcus salivarius includes these proteins:
- the pfkA gene encoding 6-phosphofructokinase — translation MKRIAVLTSGGDAPGMNAAARAVVLKAISEGIEVFGINRGYAGMVEGDIFQLDAKGVDNILSRGGTFLQSARYPEFAQLEGQLKGIEQLKKHGIEGVVVIGGDGSYHGAMRLTEHGFPAVGLPGTIDNDIVGTDYTIGFDTAVATATEAIDKIQDTAFSHGRTFVVEVMGRNAGDIALWAGIASGADQIIVPEEEYDINEVVRKVKEGYESGAKTHHVIVLAEGVMEAEEFAAKMKEAGDTSDLRATNIGHVVRGGSPTARDRVLASWMGAHAVDLLKQGIGGVAVGIHNEELVESPILGTAEEGALFSLTEDGKIIVNNPHKARLDFADLNRSLSNLS, via the coding sequence ATGAAACGTATTGCTGTTTTGACTAGTGGTGGAGATGCCCCTGGTATGAACGCTGCCGCTCGTGCAGTTGTTCTCAAAGCAATTTCTGAAGGAATCGAAGTATTCGGCATTAACCGTGGATACGCTGGTATGGTTGAAGGAGATATCTTCCAACTTGATGCCAAAGGCGTAGACAACATCCTCAGCCGTGGTGGTACTTTCCTTCAGTCTGCTCGCTATCCTGAGTTTGCCCAACTTGAGGGTCAACTTAAAGGTATTGAGCAACTTAAAAAACATGGAATCGAAGGTGTAGTAGTTATTGGTGGAGATGGTTCTTACCATGGTGCTATGCGTTTGACTGAACATGGTTTCCCAGCTGTTGGTCTTCCAGGAACTATCGATAACGATATCGTTGGTACAGACTATACAATTGGTTTTGATACTGCTGTTGCAACTGCAACAGAAGCTATCGATAAGATTCAAGACACTGCTTTCAGTCACGGACGTACTTTTGTCGTTGAAGTTATGGGACGTAACGCTGGTGATATCGCACTTTGGGCTGGTATTGCTTCTGGTGCAGACCAAATTATCGTACCTGAAGAAGAGTACGACATCAACGAAGTTGTCCGTAAAGTTAAAGAAGGTTACGAATCAGGTGCTAAAACTCACCACGTAATCGTACTTGCTGAAGGTGTTATGGAGGCTGAAGAATTTGCAGCTAAAATGAAAGAAGCTGGAGATACTTCAGATCTTCGTGCAACAAACATTGGACACGTGGTTCGTGGTGGTTCACCAACTGCGCGTGACCGTGTTCTTGCTTCATGGATGGGTGCACATGCGGTTGACCTCCTTAAACAAGGTATTGGTGGTGTAGCTGTTGGTATCCACAATGAAGAGCTTGTTGAAAGCCCAATCCTTGGTACAGCAGAAGAAGGCGCTTTGTTCAGTCTTACTGAAGACGGTAAAATTATCGTTAACAATCCACACAAAGCTCGTCTTGACTTTGCAGACCTTAACCGTTCATTGTCTAACTTGAGCTAA
- a CDS encoding DNA polymerase III subunit alpha — translation MFAQLDTKSVYSFMDSVVDLNSYVARAKELGYQALGLMDRDNLYAAYHFAQLASRNGLRPLIGMEANLFYEGRKIPFRLLAKNNQGYKNLMKLATELSSGQREFTAFSDYLNAIALILPSEDWEPGMTLGSEVFIGVRPEDVGKEFDYPVVPLHTVRYFENADRSTIQMLHAISQNVSLSEASICPMNQLLFSPQEIESAYSDIPEALNNLEQLVSDITYQFDTDLKLPRFNRDMPAVDQLRQLAQSGLESKKLTSAVYQERLDKELSIIHQMGFDDYFLIVWDLLSFGRSRGYYMGMGRGSAAGSLVAYVLDITGIDPVKNDLLFERFLNEERYSMPDIDIDLPDIYRSEFLHYVRDRYGSKHSAQIVTFSTFGAKQAIRDVFKRFGAKEFELSQLSKKISFRDNLTSVYEKNMSFRQLINQRQEFQRAFEIAKAIEGQPRQTSIHAAGIVMSDDDLTNHIPLKAGEDMMVTQYDASAVEANGLLKMDFLGLRNLTFVQKMKEKLEEEQGITIDIKSIDLEDPQTLALFASGKTKGIFQFEQAGAINLLKRIKPAKFEEVVATTSLNRPGASDYTDNFIARKYGKEKVDLIDPVVAPILEPTYGIMLYQEQVMQIAQVFAGFTLGKADLLRRAMSKKDANEMSKMSEEFMEGSRQLGRDPQIAERLFSMMAKFAGYGFNRSHAYAYSALAFQLAYFKTHYPQIFYDVMLNYSSSDYIKDAIENGFSLASLDINRIPYLDKISDGKIVLGLKTIKGLPRDFALWIIEDRKQNGKYISIEDFLTRIPSKYQKVDILTPLIQIGLFDIFEPNRQKIIGNLNNLFTFVNELGSLFAESSYSWVDYEDYSQTDRYNLEQELLGVGLSPHPLHLAQKMASRPYQPISDLTVNNKATVLVQLESVRIIRTKKGDQMAFLNVTDGINKLDVTLFPETYFYHKDKLSEGGLFYLEGRTQERDGRIQLILSNMEEASTERFWILLENHDKDIEVSQILAKYPGNIPVIIRYQGSKETIVSQRYRVAKNEELNQELAPYVLKTVLR, via the coding sequence ATGTTTGCACAATTGGATACAAAATCCGTCTATAGTTTCATGGATAGTGTCGTAGACTTGAACAGCTACGTTGCGCGTGCCAAAGAGCTTGGCTACCAAGCCCTTGGTTTAATGGATCGTGACAATCTCTATGCTGCCTATCATTTTGCCCAGCTTGCAAGTAGAAACGGTTTACGTCCTTTGATTGGTATGGAAGCTAATCTATTTTACGAGGGAAGAAAAATTCCTTTTCGTCTATTAGCTAAAAATAATCAGGGCTATAAAAATTTGATGAAGTTGGCAACAGAGCTTTCCTCGGGACAGCGTGAATTTACAGCTTTTTCGGACTATCTAAACGCTATTGCCCTCATCCTTCCAAGTGAAGACTGGGAGCCAGGGATGACTCTTGGTTCAGAGGTTTTCATTGGGGTGAGGCCAGAGGATGTTGGTAAAGAGTTTGATTATCCTGTAGTTCCTTTACATACAGTGCGTTACTTTGAGAATGCAGACCGCTCGACGATTCAGATGTTGCATGCCATCTCACAAAACGTTTCCTTGTCAGAGGCCTCTATTTGTCCTATGAATCAGCTTCTTTTCTCGCCTCAAGAAATTGAAAGTGCCTATAGTGATATTCCAGAGGCTTTGAACAATTTGGAGCAACTTGTTTCAGACATTACTTATCAATTTGATACGGATTTGAAGCTTCCCCGTTTTAATCGTGATATGCCAGCAGTTGACCAATTACGTCAATTAGCTCAATCTGGATTGGAGTCTAAAAAGTTAACCTCAGCAGTTTATCAGGAACGTTTAGATAAAGAATTGTCTATCATTCATCAGATGGGCTTTGATGATTATTTCTTGATTGTCTGGGACTTGTTAAGCTTTGGGCGTAGCCGTGGTTATTATATGGGAATGGGGCGTGGCTCTGCTGCAGGAAGCTTGGTGGCCTATGTCCTCGATATTACTGGAATTGATCCCGTTAAAAATGACTTGCTTTTCGAGCGTTTCCTAAATGAAGAGCGTTATAGCATGCCTGATATTGATATCGACTTGCCTGATATCTATCGAAGTGAGTTTCTTCATTATGTTAGGGACCGTTATGGTAGTAAGCACTCTGCTCAGATTGTTACCTTTTCAACCTTTGGAGCCAAGCAGGCTATTCGAGATGTTTTTAAACGTTTCGGTGCTAAGGAATTTGAACTGTCCCAACTAAGTAAAAAGATTTCTTTTCGTGACAATCTGACTTCTGTCTATGAGAAGAATATGTCATTTAGACAGTTGATTAATCAGAGACAGGAATTTCAGAGAGCTTTTGAAATTGCTAAGGCTATTGAAGGCCAGCCAAGACAGACCTCAATCCATGCTGCTGGTATAGTAATGAGTGATGATGATCTTACCAACCATATTCCACTAAAAGCTGGTGAGGATATGATGGTTACTCAGTACGATGCCTCCGCAGTCGAGGCCAATGGCTTGCTTAAGATGGATTTCTTGGGCCTCCGTAATTTGACCTTTGTTCAAAAAATGAAGGAGAAGCTTGAAGAAGAGCAGGGCATCACTATTGATATCAAATCCATTGACTTGGAAGATCCACAGACCCTAGCACTTTTTGCCAGTGGTAAGACCAAGGGGATTTTTCAGTTTGAGCAGGCGGGTGCCATAAACCTCCTTAAACGAATTAAACCTGCTAAGTTCGAAGAAGTCGTAGCGACAACCTCTCTTAACCGTCCTGGAGCTAGCGATTATACAGATAATTTCATTGCTCGTAAATACGGTAAGGAAAAAGTAGATCTCATTGATCCAGTAGTTGCACCAATTCTTGAGCCTACTTATGGCATCATGCTCTATCAGGAGCAGGTTATGCAGATTGCCCAAGTATTTGCGGGCTTTACACTCGGAAAAGCCGATTTGCTTCGTCGAGCGATGTCTAAAAAAGATGCCAATGAAATGTCCAAGATGTCCGAGGAGTTCATGGAAGGAAGTCGTCAGTTGGGACGTGACCCACAGATTGCTGAACGCCTCTTTAGTATGATGGCTAAGTTTGCGGGTTATGGCTTTAATAGAAGTCATGCCTATGCTTACTCAGCTTTGGCCTTTCAGTTAGCCTATTTCAAAACGCACTACCCACAGATATTCTATGACGTCATGTTAAATTATTCGTCAAGTGATTACATTAAGGATGCAATTGAAAATGGATTCTCCCTAGCTAGCCTCGATATTAATAGGATTCCCTATCTGGACAAGATTTCAGATGGCAAGATTGTATTAGGCCTTAAGACTATCAAAGGCTTACCAAGAGATTTTGCCCTTTGGATTATTGAGGATCGCAAACAAAATGGCAAATACATTTCTATAGAAGACTTTTTAACACGTATTCCTAGTAAATATCAGAAAGTCGATATTTTGACACCTCTCATCCAGATTGGTTTGTTTGATATTTTTGAACCAAATCGTCAGAAAATCATTGGCAATTTAAACAACCTCTTTACTTTTGTCAATGAGTTAGGAAGTTTGTTTGCAGAGTCCTCTTATTCTTGGGTTGATTATGAAGACTATAGCCAGACGGATCGTTATAATTTAGAACAGGAGTTACTAGGAGTTGGGCTTAGTCCTCATCCTTTACACCTAGCTCAAAAAATGGCCTCTCGTCCCTATCAACCAATTTCTGATTTGACGGTTAATAATAAGGCGACTGTTTTGGTTCAGCTAGAGTCCGTTCGAATTATCAGAACTAAAAAAGGTGATCAGATGGCCTTTCTGAACGTAACTGATGGGATCAATAAACTTGATGTTACTCTATTCCCAGAAACTTATTTCTATCATAAGGATAAATTAAGTGAAGGTGGTCTCTTTTATTTAGAGGGACGGACTCAAGAGCGTGACGGACGCATTCAGTTAATTTTATCAAACATGGAGGAAGCTAGTACAGAGCGTTTTTGGATCTTGCTTGAAAATCATGATAAAGACATTGAAGTTTCTCAAATCTTAGCTAAATATCCTGGAAACATCCCTGTCATTATTCGTTATCAAGGAAGTAAGGAAACCATCGTTAGTCAAAGATATAGAGTAGCCAAGAACGAGGAACTTAATCAGGAATTAGCACCTTATGTGTTGAAAACGGTTTTACGATAA
- the leuD gene encoding 3-isopropylmalate dehydratase small subunit: MEKFTVYTGKSVPLMNDNIDTDQLIPKQFLKAVDKKGFGKNLMFEWRYLNDDYEENPDFVFNKPEYRDATILVTGDNFGSGSSREHAAWALEDYGFRCVIAGSFSDIHYNNELKNGMLPIVQPLEVRQKLAALPAGEEITIDLPNQVIKSSAGEFPFDIDHEWKRKLVEGLDDIGITLQYEDLIAAYEKQRPSYWQ, from the coding sequence ATGGAAAAATTTACCGTCTATACAGGGAAATCAGTACCTTTGATGAATGATAACATCGATACGGACCAACTCATTCCCAAACAATTCTTGAAAGCTGTTGATAAAAAAGGCTTTGGTAAGAATTTGATGTTTGAATGGCGTTATCTTAATGATGACTACGAAGAAAATCCTGATTTTGTCTTCAACAAACCTGAGTATCGCGATGCGACTATTTTGGTTACTGGTGATAACTTTGGTTCAGGATCATCTCGTGAACACGCTGCATGGGCATTGGAAGACTATGGTTTCCGCTGTGTTATCGCTGGATCATTTTCAGATATCCACTATAACAACGAATTGAAGAATGGTATGTTGCCAATCGTTCAACCCTTGGAAGTACGTCAAAAATTGGCTGCCCTTCCTGCGGGTGAAGAAATCACGATTGACCTTCCAAACCAAGTCATTAAATCTTCAGCAGGAGAGTTTCCATTTGATATCGATCATGAGTGGAAACGTAAATTGGTTGAAGGGCTTGATGATATTGGAATCACTCTTCAATATGAAGATTTGATTGCTGCCTATGAAAAACAACGCCCATCATATTGGCAATAA
- the leuC gene encoding 3-isopropylmalate dehydratase large subunit, producing the protein MSGKSIFDKLWERHVVTGNEGEPQLMYVDQHYIHEVTSPQAFQGLRDAGRKVRRPDLTFGTTDHNVPTVDIFNIRDLISKNQIDTLAKNVEEFGIDAATHGTARQGIVHMVGPETGRSQPGKFVVCGDSHTATHGAFGAIAFGIGTSEVEHVFATQCLWQVKPKKMKVKFVGKPQPGVYSKDFILALIARYGVDAGVGYAVEYCGEAIDALSMDERMTICNMSIEFGAKMGLMNPDQKTYDYVEGRPCAPKGEKFEEAVADWKTLVSDPDAEYDKVITIDVSELAPMVTWGTNPEMGVEFDQPFPEIKDFNDERAYEYMDVKPGEYAKDIDLGYVFIGSCTNARLSDLELAAKFVKGKHIAPTLTAIVVPGSRPVKKEAERLGLDKIFLDAGFEWRDPGCSMCLGMNPDHVPEGVHCASTSNRNFEGRQGYGARTHLCSPAMAAAAAIAGKFVDVRDMPEVQA; encoded by the coding sequence ATGAGCGGAAAATCAATTTTTGATAAACTTTGGGAACGCCACGTCGTTACTGGAAACGAGGGCGAACCACAATTGATGTATGTGGATCAGCATTATATTCACGAGGTTACAAGTCCACAGGCCTTTCAAGGACTTCGTGATGCTGGACGTAAAGTTCGTCGCCCAGATTTAACTTTTGGTACGACAGACCACAACGTTCCTACGGTTGATATTTTTAACATTCGTGACCTTATTTCTAAAAACCAAATTGATACTTTGGCGAAAAACGTTGAAGAATTTGGTATTGATGCGGCTACCCACGGTACTGCTCGTCAGGGGATTGTCCACATGGTTGGTCCTGAAACAGGTCGCAGTCAACCCGGTAAATTTGTCGTCTGTGGGGATAGTCATACGGCTACTCACGGTGCCTTTGGTGCCATTGCCTTTGGTATTGGTACATCTGAGGTAGAACATGTCTTTGCGACACAATGTTTGTGGCAAGTAAAACCTAAGAAAATGAAGGTGAAATTTGTTGGTAAACCTCAGCCAGGTGTCTATTCAAAAGACTTTATTCTTGCACTTATTGCACGCTATGGTGTTGATGCTGGTGTAGGATACGCGGTTGAATATTGTGGTGAAGCTATTGATGCACTTTCAATGGATGAACGCATGACTATCTGTAACATGTCTATTGAATTTGGTGCTAAGATGGGTCTTATGAATCCAGACCAAAAAACTTATGATTATGTTGAAGGGCGTCCATGCGCACCTAAGGGTGAGAAGTTTGAAGAAGCAGTAGCTGACTGGAAAACCTTGGTTTCAGATCCAGATGCTGAATATGATAAAGTAATCACTATTGATGTTTCAGAATTGGCACCTATGGTTACATGGGGAACTAACCCTGAAATGGGTGTTGAGTTTGATCAACCATTCCCAGAAATCAAAGACTTTAATGATGAACGTGCTTACGAGTATATGGATGTTAAGCCTGGCGAATATGCTAAAGATATCGATCTTGGCTATGTCTTTATTGGTTCTTGTACTAACGCACGTCTCAGCGACCTTGAGTTAGCTGCTAAATTCGTCAAAGGAAAACATATCGCACCAACATTAACAGCTATTGTTGTTCCAGGTTCACGTCCAGTTAAGAAAGAAGCTGAACGTCTTGGTTTGGATAAAATTTTCTTGGATGCGGGATTTGAATGGCGTGATCCAGGTTGCTCAATGTGTCTTGGTATGAACCCAGACCATGTTCCAGAAGGCGTTCACTGTGCATCTACAAGTAACCGTAACTTCGAGGGACGTCAAGGATATGGAGCTCGTACTCACCTTTGTAGTCCAGCAATGGCAGCAGCTGCGGCAATCGCTGGTAAATTTGTAGATGTACGCGATATGCCAGAAGTTCAAGCATAA
- a CDS encoding DUF1294 domain-containing protein produces the protein MTLKLVLLSVLLVWNLLVLCAYGLDKSKAIQHKRRISEKALLLQTLIFGGIGAFLGGKFFRHKINKWYFKLCWLMGIVIDVVILYLILTRLSD, from the coding sequence ATGACACTAAAACTAGTGTTACTAAGCGTTTTGTTGGTATGGAATCTCCTTGTTTTATGTGCTTATGGACTTGATAAAAGCAAGGCCATTCAACATAAAAGACGGATTTCTGAGAAGGCATTATTATTGCAGACTCTGATTTTCGGTGGTATTGGTGCCTTTCTAGGTGGGAAATTTTTTAGACATAAAATTAACAAATGGTATTTTAAGCTATGTTGGCTTATGGGCATTGTTATTGATGTCGTTATTTTATACCTTATTCTAACAAGACTTTCGGATTAG